The Gambusia affinis linkage group LG11, SWU_Gaff_1.0, whole genome shotgun sequence genome contains a region encoding:
- the slc35a5 gene encoding probable UDP-sugar transporter protein SLC35A5 isoform X1 translates to MTSPRQLRRERVLFLTRKSSVCVDGIRFFSYGSDKGRNKWSEEVNPEQLPVPQPARAMVSCCPRPMLCSRSSAYTLALGLGFVTLGTSRIVLLKFSANAENKYDFLPASVNLLAEALKLLFCLVMSVRVIVREGRSCRDLGCASSSSFLISLKWAVPAFLYFLDNLIIFYVMTYLQPAMAVLFSNFVILTTAVLFRLVLKRRLSWVQWASLVILFLAIVSLTTGSEGSQNSIAVPGLHSNPLSTPSNSCILYTQLLEQMKNSSASASWTSSLPGQAWRDRVVEKLQTLGVGHLLLLLQCFISAMANIYNEKILKEGDQLTESIFIQNSKLYVFGVVFNALTLGLSSEARGLTIHCGLLHGHNVYSLALVLVTAALGLSVAFILKFRDNMFHVLTGQITTVLVTGFSLFLFDFRPSLDFFLQAPMVLLSIFIYNASRPRDPEYSLQQEKLRVINGEVFERSRGDGEELELLTKTNTDSESDEESL, encoded by the exons ATGACGTCACCGCGCCAGCTGCGTCGTGAACGCGTACTCTTCCTAACAAGGAAGTCGTCGGTTTGTGTTGACGGAATAAGATTCTTCAGCTATGGATCGGATAAAGGCAGAAATAAGTG GTCTGAAGAGGTGAACCCAGAGCAGCTCCCTGTGCCCCAGCCAGCCAGAGCCATGGTGAGCTGCTGCCCCCGCCCCATGCTCTGCTCCCGCTCCTCAGCCTATACGCTCGCTCTCGGCCTGGGCTTCGTTACCTTGGGGACGAGTCGCATTGTGCTGCTCAAGTTCTCAGCAAACGCCG aaaacaagtaTGACTTCCTCCCTGCATCTGTGAACCTGCTCGCTGAAGCGCTGAAGCTGCTCTTCTGTCTGGTTATGTCAGTCAGAGTGATAGTCAGAG aAGGACGATCATGCAGAGATCTGGGCTGcgcctccagctcctccttcCTGATCTCCTTAAAGTGGGCCGTTCCAGCGTTCCTCTACTTTCTGGACAACCTCATCATCTTCTATGTGATGACCTACCTGCAGCCG GCCATGGCAGTGCTGTTCTCCAACTTTGTCATCCTGACCACAGCTGTTCTCTTTAGACTTGTTTTAAA GAGACGCCTGTCCTGGGTTCAGTGGGCTTCTTTAGTTATCCTCTTCCTGGCCATCGTCTCCTTGACAACGGGATCAGAGGGCAGCCAGAACTCCATAGCAGTGCCAGGCCTTCACTCAAACCCGCTCTCCACCCCGTCCAACTCCTGCATCCTCTACACTCAGCTCCTAGAGCAGATGAAAAACAGCAG CGCCTCCGCGTCGTGGACGTCGTCTCTGCCCGGTCAGGCCTGGAGGGACCGGGtggtggagaagctgcagaCGTTGGGCGTGGGCcacctcctgctgctgctgcagtgcttCATTTCCGCCATGGCCAACATCTACAACGAGAAGATCCTGAAAGAGGGAGACCAGCTCACAGAGAGCATCTTCATTCAGAACAGCAAACT GTATGTGTTTGGTGTGGTGTTCAACGCTCTGACTCTGGGACTCAGCAGCGAGGCGAGAGGACTCACCATCCACTGTGGCCTCCTCCATGGACACAACGTCTACTCACTGGCCCTGGTGCTGGTCACTG CTGCTCTGGGCTTGTCAGTCGCCTTCATCCTGAAGTTCAGAGACAACATGTTCCACGTGCTGACAGGCCAGATCACCACCGTTCTGGTCACCGGCTTCTCCCTCTTCCTGTTCGACTTCCGGCCGTCGCTGGACTTCTTCCTGCAGGCGCCCATGGTCCTGCTGTCCATCTTCATCTACAACGCCAGCCGGCCCAGGGACCCCGAGTACAGCCTGCAGCAGGAGAAGCTGCGGGTCATCAACGGAGAGGTGTTTGAGAGGTCCAGAGGG GACGGCGAGGAGCTGGAGCTCCTTACCAAAACCAACACCGACAGCGAGTCTGATGAAGAGTCTCTGTAA
- the slc35a5 gene encoding probable UDP-sugar transporter protein SLC35A5 isoform X3, whose translation MVSCCPRPMLCSRSSAYTLALGLGFVTLGTSRIVLLKFSANAENKYDFLPASVNLLAEALKLLFCLVMSVRVIVREGRSCRDLGCASSSSFLISLKWAVPAFLYFLDNLIIFYVMTYLQPAMAVLFSNFVILTTAVLFRLVLKRRLSWVQWASLVILFLAIVSLTTGSEGSQNSIAVPGLHSNPLSTPSNSCILYTQLLEQMKNSSASASWTSSLPGQAWRDRVVEKLQTLGVGHLLLLLQCFISAMANIYNEKILKEGDQLTESIFIQNSKLYVFGVVFNALTLGLSSEARGLTIHCGLLHGHNVYSLALVLVTAALGLSVAFILKFRDNMFHVLTGQITTVLVTGFSLFLFDFRPSLDFFLQAPMVLLSIFIYNASRPRDPEYSLQQEKLRVINGEVFERSRGDGEELELLTKTNTDSESDEESL comes from the exons ATGGTGAGCTGCTGCCCCCGCCCCATGCTCTGCTCCCGCTCCTCAGCCTATACGCTCGCTCTCGGCCTGGGCTTCGTTACCTTGGGGACGAGTCGCATTGTGCTGCTCAAGTTCTCAGCAAACGCCG aaaacaagtaTGACTTCCTCCCTGCATCTGTGAACCTGCTCGCTGAAGCGCTGAAGCTGCTCTTCTGTCTGGTTATGTCAGTCAGAGTGATAGTCAGAG aAGGACGATCATGCAGAGATCTGGGCTGcgcctccagctcctccttcCTGATCTCCTTAAAGTGGGCCGTTCCAGCGTTCCTCTACTTTCTGGACAACCTCATCATCTTCTATGTGATGACCTACCTGCAGCCG GCCATGGCAGTGCTGTTCTCCAACTTTGTCATCCTGACCACAGCTGTTCTCTTTAGACTTGTTTTAAA GAGACGCCTGTCCTGGGTTCAGTGGGCTTCTTTAGTTATCCTCTTCCTGGCCATCGTCTCCTTGACAACGGGATCAGAGGGCAGCCAGAACTCCATAGCAGTGCCAGGCCTTCACTCAAACCCGCTCTCCACCCCGTCCAACTCCTGCATCCTCTACACTCAGCTCCTAGAGCAGATGAAAAACAGCAG CGCCTCCGCGTCGTGGACGTCGTCTCTGCCCGGTCAGGCCTGGAGGGACCGGGtggtggagaagctgcagaCGTTGGGCGTGGGCcacctcctgctgctgctgcagtgcttCATTTCCGCCATGGCCAACATCTACAACGAGAAGATCCTGAAAGAGGGAGACCAGCTCACAGAGAGCATCTTCATTCAGAACAGCAAACT GTATGTGTTTGGTGTGGTGTTCAACGCTCTGACTCTGGGACTCAGCAGCGAGGCGAGAGGACTCACCATCCACTGTGGCCTCCTCCATGGACACAACGTCTACTCACTGGCCCTGGTGCTGGTCACTG CTGCTCTGGGCTTGTCAGTCGCCTTCATCCTGAAGTTCAGAGACAACATGTTCCACGTGCTGACAGGCCAGATCACCACCGTTCTGGTCACCGGCTTCTCCCTCTTCCTGTTCGACTTCCGGCCGTCGCTGGACTTCTTCCTGCAGGCGCCCATGGTCCTGCTGTCCATCTTCATCTACAACGCCAGCCGGCCCAGGGACCCCGAGTACAGCCTGCAGCAGGAGAAGCTGCGGGTCATCAACGGAGAGGTGTTTGAGAGGTCCAGAGGG GACGGCGAGGAGCTGGAGCTCCTTACCAAAACCAACACCGACAGCGAGTCTGATGAAGAGTCTCTGTAA
- the slc35a5 gene encoding probable UDP-sugar transporter protein SLC35A5 isoform X2 has protein sequence MTSPRQLRRERVLFLTRKSSVCVDGIRFFSYGSDKGRNKWSEEVNPEQLPVPQPARAMVSCCPRPMLCSRSSAYTLALGLGFVTLGTSRIVLLKFSANAENKYDFLPASVNLLAEALKLLFCLVMSVRVIVRGRSCRDLGCASSSSFLISLKWAVPAFLYFLDNLIIFYVMTYLQPAMAVLFSNFVILTTAVLFRLVLKRRLSWVQWASLVILFLAIVSLTTGSEGSQNSIAVPGLHSNPLSTPSNSCILYTQLLEQMKNSSASASWTSSLPGQAWRDRVVEKLQTLGVGHLLLLLQCFISAMANIYNEKILKEGDQLTESIFIQNSKLYVFGVVFNALTLGLSSEARGLTIHCGLLHGHNVYSLALVLVTAALGLSVAFILKFRDNMFHVLTGQITTVLVTGFSLFLFDFRPSLDFFLQAPMVLLSIFIYNASRPRDPEYSLQQEKLRVINGEVFERSRGDGEELELLTKTNTDSESDEESL, from the exons ATGACGTCACCGCGCCAGCTGCGTCGTGAACGCGTACTCTTCCTAACAAGGAAGTCGTCGGTTTGTGTTGACGGAATAAGATTCTTCAGCTATGGATCGGATAAAGGCAGAAATAAGTG GTCTGAAGAGGTGAACCCAGAGCAGCTCCCTGTGCCCCAGCCAGCCAGAGCCATGGTGAGCTGCTGCCCCCGCCCCATGCTCTGCTCCCGCTCCTCAGCCTATACGCTCGCTCTCGGCCTGGGCTTCGTTACCTTGGGGACGAGTCGCATTGTGCTGCTCAAGTTCTCAGCAAACGCCG aaaacaagtaTGACTTCCTCCCTGCATCTGTGAACCTGCTCGCTGAAGCGCTGAAGCTGCTCTTCTGTCTGGTTATGTCAGTCAGAGTGATAGTCAGAG GACGATCATGCAGAGATCTGGGCTGcgcctccagctcctccttcCTGATCTCCTTAAAGTGGGCCGTTCCAGCGTTCCTCTACTTTCTGGACAACCTCATCATCTTCTATGTGATGACCTACCTGCAGCCG GCCATGGCAGTGCTGTTCTCCAACTTTGTCATCCTGACCACAGCTGTTCTCTTTAGACTTGTTTTAAA GAGACGCCTGTCCTGGGTTCAGTGGGCTTCTTTAGTTATCCTCTTCCTGGCCATCGTCTCCTTGACAACGGGATCAGAGGGCAGCCAGAACTCCATAGCAGTGCCAGGCCTTCACTCAAACCCGCTCTCCACCCCGTCCAACTCCTGCATCCTCTACACTCAGCTCCTAGAGCAGATGAAAAACAGCAG CGCCTCCGCGTCGTGGACGTCGTCTCTGCCCGGTCAGGCCTGGAGGGACCGGGtggtggagaagctgcagaCGTTGGGCGTGGGCcacctcctgctgctgctgcagtgcttCATTTCCGCCATGGCCAACATCTACAACGAGAAGATCCTGAAAGAGGGAGACCAGCTCACAGAGAGCATCTTCATTCAGAACAGCAAACT GTATGTGTTTGGTGTGGTGTTCAACGCTCTGACTCTGGGACTCAGCAGCGAGGCGAGAGGACTCACCATCCACTGTGGCCTCCTCCATGGACACAACGTCTACTCACTGGCCCTGGTGCTGGTCACTG CTGCTCTGGGCTTGTCAGTCGCCTTCATCCTGAAGTTCAGAGACAACATGTTCCACGTGCTGACAGGCCAGATCACCACCGTTCTGGTCACCGGCTTCTCCCTCTTCCTGTTCGACTTCCGGCCGTCGCTGGACTTCTTCCTGCAGGCGCCCATGGTCCTGCTGTCCATCTTCATCTACAACGCCAGCCGGCCCAGGGACCCCGAGTACAGCCTGCAGCAGGAGAAGCTGCGGGTCATCAACGGAGAGGTGTTTGAGAGGTCCAGAGGG GACGGCGAGGAGCTGGAGCTCCTTACCAAAACCAACACCGACAGCGAGTCTGATGAAGAGTCTCTGTAA
- the ccdc80 gene encoding coiled-coil domain-containing protein 80 — protein sequence MRAFVCVSLALIYLITWSEADKQTHLKRMPLRRRVKTSRAQQRATDKEGFVGRLRPEFGSAITSQSSTGGGNVQSDEGARVPIRTRASKGRRAGGGGLSPRRGGAGQIGLPRRSDMLQDEGTPGARARISRMPNSAGSPNLLASFAGKNRVLVISAPHESDGYYRLMMSLLKADVYCELAERHVHQIVIFHQEGEMGGKVRRITAEGKVLQEPLDTALIPRLMSFLKLEKGKFGMVLLKKTLQVEEKYPYPVRLEAMYEVIDQSPMRKVEKLRQKGFVQKCKAAGVEGQVEDVTQTAPDPPVERKPMKKFPRKPTRVSTTAATTTTTTTTTRPTTAPTPTTTRPTTTTTTTTTTTKATTRRTTTTTTRRPTTTQRPTRAQTTAVWLPPSRTTAVPYDDNHSERYPAKTTPTGDNRTDKDNRDSQGHKLVPVSHKPTKTKSAKKNEAEKVPPKDYEDNYEPGQPNPSDPEETESVPDASPTKKVKSKHDKKKRKNGIKNIKKPDRRGEKPQKEEKRKIVRKPTKYPEKQEYPKPTKKPTPPPKGALASFLDYFENRRRLLLITSPSEENRMYVQQRDEYLESVCEMAIRKVSIITIFGSLTNSTMKIDHYQTENDKPMKGLRQEDLVNQELITELRKEFGMTYDEFYMVLTDTDMRVKQSYEVPIAMKAVFDYIDTFSSRIRDMEQQKRDGVVCKKEDKPRSLENFLSRFRWRRRLFIISAPSDEEWSYQQQLYALSSQACNLGLRHIAILKLVGTELPDMGGVLELYPINGSATVEREGLSATLVKDMRNYFQISPEYFSMLLVGKDGNVKSWYPSPMWSMAIIYDLVDSMQLRRQEMAIQQSLGMRCPEDEYGGYGYHQHGYEHGYQEGYHQGYGY from the exons ATGAGGGCGTTTGTTTGTGTCAGTTTGGCTCTGATTTATTTGATCACCTGGAGCGAAGCCGACAAACAAACTCATCTGAAGAGAATGCCTCTCCGCCGACGCGTAAAGACCTCACGCGCCCAGCAGCGCGCAACCGACAAGGAGGGCTTCGTCGGGCGTCTGCGCCCGGAATTTGGGTCCGCGATCACTTCACAGAGCTCAACGGGTGGTGGAAATGTACAGTCTGATGAGGGGGCCCGAGTTCCCATCAGGACAAGGGCGTCGAAGGGCAGAAGAGCGGGAGGTGGGGGGTTGTCGCCACGGAGAGGGGGCGCCGGGCAGATCGGCTTGCCGCGGCGGTCGGACATGCTGCAGGATGAGGGCACTCCGGGAGCGAGGGCCAGGATCTCCAGGATGCCCAACAGTGCGGGGTCACCCAACCTGCTGGCCAGCTTCGCGGGGAAGAACCGGGTTCTGGTGATCTCCGCGCCCCACGAGTCCGACGGCTACTACCGGCTCATGATGTCTCTGCTGAAGGCGGACGTCTACTGCGAGCTGGCCGAGAGGCACGTCCACCAGATCGTGATTTTCCATCAGGAGGGCGAGATGGGGGGCAAGGTGAGGAGGATCACCGCCGAGGGGAAGGTCCTGCAGGAGCCGCTGGACACGGCGCTCATCCCCAGGCTCATGAGCTTCCTCAAACTGGAGAAGG GTAAGTTTGGAATGGTGCTACTGAAGAAAACCCTGCAGGTGGAGGAGAAGTACCCCTACCCGGTGAGACTGGAGGCCATGTATGAGGTCATTGACCAGTCGCCCATGAGGAAGGTGGAGAAGCTACGTCAGAAGGGCTTTGTCCAGAAGTGCAAAGCAGCAGGTGTGGAGGGTCAGGTGGAGGACGTCACACAGACAG CTCCTGATCCTCCTGTAGAGAGAAAACCAATGAAGAAGTTCCCCAGAAAGCCCACAAGGGTCTCAACCACAGCtgctaccaccaccaccaccaccaccaccacacgGCCCACGACAGCACCAACACCAACCACGACCAGACCCACAactaccaccaccaccaccaccaccaccaccaaagCTACAACCAGGAgaaccaccaccaccaccacaaggAGACCCACCACCACCCAGAGACCGACCAGAGCCCAGACTACAGCCGTGTGGCTCCCGCCTTCCAGAACAACAGCTGTTCCTTACGATGACAACCACAGCGAGAGGTACCCGGCTAAAACCACCCCGACCGGAGACAACCGCACCGACAAGGACAACAGAGACTCTCAAGGCCACAAGCTGGTGCCTGTTTCACACAAACCCACCAAGACGAAGTCCGCCAAGAAGAACGAGGCAGAGAAG GTACCACCTAAAGACTACGAGGACAACTATGAACCCGGCCAGCCGAATCCGAGCGACCCAGAGGAGACGGAATCTGTCCCGGATGCCAGTCCGACCAAGAAAGTCAAAAGTAAGCACGataagaagaagagaaagaacggcatcaaaaacatcaagaaacCTGACCGGAGAGGAGAGAAACCCcagaaagaggagaagaggaaaaTTGTAAGGAAGCCGACAAAGTACCCAGAAAAGCAGGAATACCCGAAACCCACAAAGAAGCCAACGCCCCCTCCCAAGGGCGCCCTGGCCTCCTTCCTGGACTACTTTGAGAACAGGAGGCGGCTGCTG cTGATCACCTCCCCCAGTGAGGAGAACAGAATGTATGTCCAGCAGAGGGACGAGTACCTGGAGTCGGTGTGTGAGATGGCCATCAGGAAGGTTTCCATCATCACCATCTTTGGCTCCCTGACCAACTCCACCATGAAGATCGACCACTATCAGACAG AGAATGACAAACCCATGAAGGGTCTTCGTCAGGAGGACCTGGTCAACCAGGAGCTGATCACAGAGCTGAGGAAGGAGTTCGGGATGACGTACGATGAGTTCTACATGGTCCTCACCGACACCGACATGAGAGTCAAG cagTCCTATGAGGTCCCCATCGCCATGAAGGCGGTCTTTGACTACATTGACACCTTCTCCTCCCGAATCCGGGACATGGAGCAGCAGAAGAGAGACGGAGTCGTCTGTAAGAAAGAGGACAAACCCCGGTCTCTGGAAAACTTCCTGTCCAG GTTCAGATGGAGACGTCGGCTGTTCATCATCTCCGCCCCCAGCGACGAGGAGTGGTCCTATCAGCAGCAGCTGTACGCCCTGAGCAGCCAGGCCTGCAATCTGG GTCTGAGGCACATCGCCATCCTGAAGCTGGTCGGTACGGAGCTGCCAGACATGGGCGGAGTCCTGGAACTTTACCCCATTAACG GCAGTGCTACAGTGGAGCGTGAAGGGCTCTCCGCCACCCTGGTGAAGGACATGAGGAACTATTTCCAAATCAGCCCGGAATACTTCTCCATGCTGCTTGTGGGGAAAGACGGCAACGTGAAGTCCTGGTACCCCTCGCCCATGTGGTCCATGGCTATCATCTACGACCTGGTGGACTCCATGCAGCTTCGCAGGCAGGAGATGGCCATCCAGCAGTCGCTTGGCATGCGCTGCCCGGAAGACGAGTACGGCGGATACGGCTACCATCAACACGGCTATGAACACGGCTACCAGGAAGGCTATCACCAGGGTTACGGATATTAA